From Methanomassiliicoccales archaeon:
TTGTCCTCCACCCGGCGCCAGGAGGAGACCATGGCCCGGATCCCGCCCTCGGGAAGGTAGTGCTTGAACGGCAAGGCAAATATGGCGAGCTCGCTTTCAAGATTATGGAGCCGCACCCCGATCTCCTCGCTGGATTTGAAGGCGATGGGCCGGATGTACACGTCCTCACGGAACCCTTCCCGACGCAGAAGCTCCACGGTGATGCGGCAAAGGTCCTCCACGGTGTAAGGGAGGTCGATGAGGAGAATCTTGGCGCTCCGCAAAAGCCGGGCATAGTGGTCGGTCATGCGGAAGACAAAGAGCTCTTCCTCCTCAGGGTTCCAGAAGGCCCGAATTCCCTCGAACACCCCGGTCCCGTAGTTCAGGGCCGAGGTCATCACCGAGATCTTCGCCTCGGAAATAGGCCGGATTTCTCCACGAAAGAACGCGTATTTGTTTTTGCTCATAAAACCCCGCGCAAAACCTAAATGGCCGAGGTTCTTTCGTCAACACGTTTGGGGATAAG
This genomic window contains:
- a CDS encoding aminotransferase class IV, translated to MSKNKYAFFRGEIRPISEAKISVMTSALNYGTGVFEGIRAFWNPEEEELFVFRMTDHYARLLRSAKILLIDLPYTVEDLCRITVELLRREGFREDVYIRPIAFKSSEEIGVRLHNLESELAIFALPFKHYLPEGGIRAMVSSWRRVEDNAIPARAKITGAYVNSALAKTEAYLAGFDEAIVLNEDG